From Anopheles funestus chromosome 3RL, idAnoFuneDA-416_04, whole genome shotgun sequence, a single genomic window includes:
- the LOC125771878 gene encoding PX domain-containing protein kinase-like protein isoform X3 — protein sequence MALYEQTETTTKVTLDDTETCCCTIETAQTINGHTEYVLRVQRGPYPENSWRILRRYNDFASLNKCLQISGIDLSFPGKKLIGNMRPDFIAERLNALQEYINQVLMNPILASSLPTKKFIDPDSYSTPFHDLALQYASMSLRTDGVYTLGQSLGPIGWRLRKHYFKVVHKPQGNKHSPGHSTTKHHLIKSSSQSHGKQHTTQVCVTTSTEKDYNSSTRDHSGRDDLILSWTEFGPDRYIDEKDIHTVLKNFGGVQHPYIVPIEHIASNDSGALVIRKFYKQGSLKDVLCSASPCNPFLSKYGSPKGRTPLPLKDLALYARQILEAIRFLHSKGMACGHVHCGNVIVVDGIAKLMDVENFIFGVPSFYRPFFVQHSKINTCEAIDVYGFGHLLYEMCMGYPLQDSYARQISDCPDSLKSLLESILSKDACKSSLPTLDQLTTHPFFGEYAGHFNDLYATTIAVQKPHLKFSTSAKEQLKLAVQKTENRVREEQRSVKNQKRLVRVQEMMTSEEEKKKIKQKAKHEQKQAKLRAQNSLQLNNGPPTTASSGMTATVHLSSSTGGIVKSDSANSITSPQDALMSPPPHATDSGGSCSPQPPPSAPPIPGPASSLPLFPPDAGGSSASAAATAAIVSTATASTNVFQ from the exons ATGGCACTATATGAGCAAACCGAAACCACAACAAAGGTTACCCTAGACGACACCGAGACCTGCTGTTGCACGATCGAAACAGCACAAACCATCAACGGGCATACG gagTACGTGTTGAGAGTACAGCGCGGACCGTACCCGGAAAACAGCTGGCGCATTCTCCGGCGCTACAATGATTTTGCTTCGCTCAACAAGTGTTTGCAAATTTCAGGGATCGATTTATCATTCCCCGGCAAGAAGCTAATTG GTAATATGCGCCCAGATTTCATTGCTGAACGGTTGAACGCATTACAGGAGTATATAAATCAGGTACTAATGAATCCCATTTTGGCATCATCGTTACCAACCAAAAAGTTCATCGATCCAGACAGTTACTCGACGCCGTTCCATG ATTTGGCCCTGCAGTATGCGTCGATGAGCTTGCGCACCGATGGCGTCTACACGCTGGGACAATCGCTCGGTCCGATCGGGTGGCGTTTGCGTAAGCATTACTTCAAAGTGGTGCATAAACCGCAGGGAAACAAACATTCGCCGGGTCATTCGACGACTAAGCACCATCTGATCAAGTCGAGCTCGCAGTCGCATGGCAAGCAGCACACGACGCAGGTTTGCGTGACTACCTCGACCGAGAAGGACTACAACAGCAGTACAAGGGACCACAGCGGGCGCGATGACCTCATCTTGAGCTGGACCGAGTTCGGTCCCGATCGGTACATTGACGAAAAGGATATCCATACGGTGTTGAAAAACTTCGGCGGTGTGCAGCATCCATACATTGTACCGATCGAGCATATCGCTTCGAACGATAGTGGCGCACTAGTGATACGGAAGTTCTACAAGCAGGGCAGCCTGAAGGATGTGCTCTGCTCCGCTAGCCCGTGCAATCCGTTCCTATCGAAGTACGGCAGCCCGAAAGGGCGGACGCCGCTACCGCTGAAAGATTTAGCATTGTATGCACGACAAATCCTAGAAGCGATTCGCTTCCTTCACTCGAAGGGTATGGCGTGCGGGCATGTACACTGTGGCAACGTCATCGTGGTCGATGGTATTGCGAAGCTGATGGATGTGGAGAATTTCATCTTTGGCGTACCTTCTTTCTATCGGCCGTTTTTCGTACAGCACAGTAAAATAAACACGTGCGAAGCGATCGACGTGTACGGTTTCGGTCACCTGCTGTACGAGATGTGCATGGGCTATCCATTGCAGGACTCTTACGCACGCCAGATTAGTGACTGTCCGGATAGTTTAA AATCATTGTTGGAATCGATTTTATCGAAAGATGCCTGCAAGTCGTCGCTTCCTACACTGGATCAACTGACAACACATCCGTTCTTCGGCGAGTATGCTGGGCATTTTAATGATTTGTACGCGACAACTATTGCTGTTCAAAAGCCGCATCTAAAGTTCTCTACCAGCGCCAAAGAGCAGCTAAAGTTGGCAGTTCAAAAGACTGAGAATCGTGTCCGCGAGGAACAGCGCTCCGTGAAGAACCAGAAGCGTTTGGTTAGGGTACAGGAGATGATGACGTCGgaagaggagaagaaaaaaatcaaacagaagGCT AAACATGAGCAGAAGCAGGCAAAGCTACGTGCACAAAATTCTCTGCAACTGAATAACGGTCCGCCAACTACGGCATCGTCCGGTATGACCGCCACGGTGCATCTATCCAGCTCGACTGGAGGGATCGTGAAATCTGACAGCGCAAACAGCATTACCTCACCGCAGGATGCATTGATGTCACCGCCACCGCATGCCACGGACAGCGGTGGTAGTTGTTCCCCTCAGCCACCACCATCGGCACCACCAATTCCGGGGCCTGCCTCATCCTTACCGCTTTTTCCACCCGATGCCGGCGGTTCCAGCGCTTCAG
- the LOC125771878 gene encoding PX domain-containing protein kinase-like protein isoform X1: MALYEQTETTTKVTLDDTETCCCTIETAQTINGHTEYVLRVQRGPYPENSWRILRRYNDFASLNKCLQISGIDLSFPGKKLIGNMRPDFIAERLNALQEYINQVLMNPILASSLPTKKFIDPDSYSTPFHDLALQYASMSLRTDGVYTLGQSLGPIGWRLRKHYFKVVHKPQGNKHSPGHSTTKHHLIKSSSQSHGKQHTTQVCVTTSTEKDYNSSTRDHSGRDDLILSWTEFGPDRYIDEKDIHTVLKNFGGVQHPYIVPIEHIASNDSGALVIRKFYKQGSLKDVLCSASPCNPFLSKYGSPKGRTPLPLKDLALYARQILEAIRFLHSKGMACGHVHCGNVIVVDGIAKLMDVENFIFGVPSFYRPFFVQHSKINTCEAIDVYGFGHLLYEMCMGYPLQDSYARQISDCPDSLKSLLESILSKDACKSSLPTLDQLTTHPFFGEYAGHFNDLYATTIAVQKPHLKFSTSAKEQLKLAVQKTENRVREEQRSVKNQKRLVRVQEMMTSEEEKKKIKQKAKHEQKQAKLRAQNSLQLNNGPPTTASSGMTATVHLSSSTGGIVKSDSANSITSPQDALMSPPPHATDSGGSCSPQPPPSAPPIPGPASSLPLFPPDAGGSSASGKLAKSISGDESTGGSGNRSALLQSICNFNKSGLKKISPGEAGK, from the exons ATGGCACTATATGAGCAAACCGAAACCACAACAAAGGTTACCCTAGACGACACCGAGACCTGCTGTTGCACGATCGAAACAGCACAAACCATCAACGGGCATACG gagTACGTGTTGAGAGTACAGCGCGGACCGTACCCGGAAAACAGCTGGCGCATTCTCCGGCGCTACAATGATTTTGCTTCGCTCAACAAGTGTTTGCAAATTTCAGGGATCGATTTATCATTCCCCGGCAAGAAGCTAATTG GTAATATGCGCCCAGATTTCATTGCTGAACGGTTGAACGCATTACAGGAGTATATAAATCAGGTACTAATGAATCCCATTTTGGCATCATCGTTACCAACCAAAAAGTTCATCGATCCAGACAGTTACTCGACGCCGTTCCATG ATTTGGCCCTGCAGTATGCGTCGATGAGCTTGCGCACCGATGGCGTCTACACGCTGGGACAATCGCTCGGTCCGATCGGGTGGCGTTTGCGTAAGCATTACTTCAAAGTGGTGCATAAACCGCAGGGAAACAAACATTCGCCGGGTCATTCGACGACTAAGCACCATCTGATCAAGTCGAGCTCGCAGTCGCATGGCAAGCAGCACACGACGCAGGTTTGCGTGACTACCTCGACCGAGAAGGACTACAACAGCAGTACAAGGGACCACAGCGGGCGCGATGACCTCATCTTGAGCTGGACCGAGTTCGGTCCCGATCGGTACATTGACGAAAAGGATATCCATACGGTGTTGAAAAACTTCGGCGGTGTGCAGCATCCATACATTGTACCGATCGAGCATATCGCTTCGAACGATAGTGGCGCACTAGTGATACGGAAGTTCTACAAGCAGGGCAGCCTGAAGGATGTGCTCTGCTCCGCTAGCCCGTGCAATCCGTTCCTATCGAAGTACGGCAGCCCGAAAGGGCGGACGCCGCTACCGCTGAAAGATTTAGCATTGTATGCACGACAAATCCTAGAAGCGATTCGCTTCCTTCACTCGAAGGGTATGGCGTGCGGGCATGTACACTGTGGCAACGTCATCGTGGTCGATGGTATTGCGAAGCTGATGGATGTGGAGAATTTCATCTTTGGCGTACCTTCTTTCTATCGGCCGTTTTTCGTACAGCACAGTAAAATAAACACGTGCGAAGCGATCGACGTGTACGGTTTCGGTCACCTGCTGTACGAGATGTGCATGGGCTATCCATTGCAGGACTCTTACGCACGCCAGATTAGTGACTGTCCGGATAGTTTAA AATCATTGTTGGAATCGATTTTATCGAAAGATGCCTGCAAGTCGTCGCTTCCTACACTGGATCAACTGACAACACATCCGTTCTTCGGCGAGTATGCTGGGCATTTTAATGATTTGTACGCGACAACTATTGCTGTTCAAAAGCCGCATCTAAAGTTCTCTACCAGCGCCAAAGAGCAGCTAAAGTTGGCAGTTCAAAAGACTGAGAATCGTGTCCGCGAGGAACAGCGCTCCGTGAAGAACCAGAAGCGTTTGGTTAGGGTACAGGAGATGATGACGTCGgaagaggagaagaaaaaaatcaaacagaagGCT AAACATGAGCAGAAGCAGGCAAAGCTACGTGCACAAAATTCTCTGCAACTGAATAACGGTCCGCCAACTACGGCATCGTCCGGTATGACCGCCACGGTGCATCTATCCAGCTCGACTGGAGGGATCGTGAAATCTGACAGCGCAAACAGCATTACCTCACCGCAGGATGCATTGATGTCACCGCCACCGCATGCCACGGACAGCGGTGGTAGTTGTTCCCCTCAGCCACCACCATCGGCACCACCAATTCCGGGGCCTGCCTCATCCTTACCGCTTTTTCCACCCGATGCCGGCGGTTCCAGCGCTTCAGGTAAGCTTGCGAAGTCAATTTCCGGCGACGAGTCTACCGGTGGTAGTGGTAACCGCAGCGCACTGCTTCAATCGATTTGTAATTTTAACAAAAGCGGACTGAAAAAGATCAGTCCGGGTGAAGccggaaaataa
- the LOC125771878 gene encoding PX domain-containing protein kinase-like protein isoform X2, producing the protein MALYEQTETTTKVTLDDTETCCCTIETAQTINGHTEYVLRVQRGPYPENSWRILRRYNDFASLNKCLQISGIDLSFPGKKLIGNMRPDFIAERLNALQEYINQVLMNPILASSLPTKKFIDPDSYSTPFHDLALQYASMSLRTDGVYTLGQSLGPIGWRLRKHYFKVVHKPQGNKHSPGHSTTKHHLIKSSSQSHGKQHTTQVCVTTSTEKDYNSSTRDHSGRDDLILSWTEFGPDRYIDEKDIHTVLKNFGGVQHPYIVPIEHIASNDSGALVIRKFYKQGSLKDVLCSASPCNPFLSKYGSPKGRTPLPLKDLALYARQILEAIRFLHSKGMACGHVHCGNVIVVDGIAKLMDVENFIFGVPSFYRPFFVQHSKINTCEAIDVYGFGHLLYEMCMGYPLQDSYARQISDCPDSLKSLLESILSKDACKSSLPTLDQLTTHPFFGEYAGHFNDLYATTIAVQKPHLKFSTSAKEQLKLAVQKTENRVREEQRSVKNQKRLVRVQEMMTSEEEKKKIKQKAKQAKLRAQNSLQLNNGPPTTASSGMTATVHLSSSTGGIVKSDSANSITSPQDALMSPPPHATDSGGSCSPQPPPSAPPIPGPASSLPLFPPDAGGSSASGKLAKSISGDESTGGSGNRSALLQSICNFNKSGLKKISPGEAGK; encoded by the exons ATGGCACTATATGAGCAAACCGAAACCACAACAAAGGTTACCCTAGACGACACCGAGACCTGCTGTTGCACGATCGAAACAGCACAAACCATCAACGGGCATACG gagTACGTGTTGAGAGTACAGCGCGGACCGTACCCGGAAAACAGCTGGCGCATTCTCCGGCGCTACAATGATTTTGCTTCGCTCAACAAGTGTTTGCAAATTTCAGGGATCGATTTATCATTCCCCGGCAAGAAGCTAATTG GTAATATGCGCCCAGATTTCATTGCTGAACGGTTGAACGCATTACAGGAGTATATAAATCAGGTACTAATGAATCCCATTTTGGCATCATCGTTACCAACCAAAAAGTTCATCGATCCAGACAGTTACTCGACGCCGTTCCATG ATTTGGCCCTGCAGTATGCGTCGATGAGCTTGCGCACCGATGGCGTCTACACGCTGGGACAATCGCTCGGTCCGATCGGGTGGCGTTTGCGTAAGCATTACTTCAAAGTGGTGCATAAACCGCAGGGAAACAAACATTCGCCGGGTCATTCGACGACTAAGCACCATCTGATCAAGTCGAGCTCGCAGTCGCATGGCAAGCAGCACACGACGCAGGTTTGCGTGACTACCTCGACCGAGAAGGACTACAACAGCAGTACAAGGGACCACAGCGGGCGCGATGACCTCATCTTGAGCTGGACCGAGTTCGGTCCCGATCGGTACATTGACGAAAAGGATATCCATACGGTGTTGAAAAACTTCGGCGGTGTGCAGCATCCATACATTGTACCGATCGAGCATATCGCTTCGAACGATAGTGGCGCACTAGTGATACGGAAGTTCTACAAGCAGGGCAGCCTGAAGGATGTGCTCTGCTCCGCTAGCCCGTGCAATCCGTTCCTATCGAAGTACGGCAGCCCGAAAGGGCGGACGCCGCTACCGCTGAAAGATTTAGCATTGTATGCACGACAAATCCTAGAAGCGATTCGCTTCCTTCACTCGAAGGGTATGGCGTGCGGGCATGTACACTGTGGCAACGTCATCGTGGTCGATGGTATTGCGAAGCTGATGGATGTGGAGAATTTCATCTTTGGCGTACCTTCTTTCTATCGGCCGTTTTTCGTACAGCACAGTAAAATAAACACGTGCGAAGCGATCGACGTGTACGGTTTCGGTCACCTGCTGTACGAGATGTGCATGGGCTATCCATTGCAGGACTCTTACGCACGCCAGATTAGTGACTGTCCGGATAGTTTAA AATCATTGTTGGAATCGATTTTATCGAAAGATGCCTGCAAGTCGTCGCTTCCTACACTGGATCAACTGACAACACATCCGTTCTTCGGCGAGTATGCTGGGCATTTTAATGATTTGTACGCGACAACTATTGCTGTTCAAAAGCCGCATCTAAAGTTCTCTACCAGCGCCAAAGAGCAGCTAAAGTTGGCAGTTCAAAAGACTGAGAATCGTGTCCGCGAGGAACAGCGCTCCGTGAAGAACCAGAAGCGTTTGGTTAGGGTACAGGAGATGATGACGTCGgaagaggagaagaaaaaaatcaaacagaagGCT AAGCAGGCAAAGCTACGTGCACAAAATTCTCTGCAACTGAATAACGGTCCGCCAACTACGGCATCGTCCGGTATGACCGCCACGGTGCATCTATCCAGCTCGACTGGAGGGATCGTGAAATCTGACAGCGCAAACAGCATTACCTCACCGCAGGATGCATTGATGTCACCGCCACCGCATGCCACGGACAGCGGTGGTAGTTGTTCCCCTCAGCCACCACCATCGGCACCACCAATTCCGGGGCCTGCCTCATCCTTACCGCTTTTTCCACCCGATGCCGGCGGTTCCAGCGCTTCAGGTAAGCTTGCGAAGTCAATTTCCGGCGACGAGTCTACCGGTGGTAGTGGTAACCGCAGCGCACTGCTTCAATCGATTTGTAATTTTAACAAAAGCGGACTGAAAAAGATCAGTCCGGGTGAAGccggaaaataa
- the LOC125771878 gene encoding PX domain-containing protein kinase-like protein isoform X4, with translation MRPDFIAERLNALQEYINQVLMNPILASSLPTKKFIDPDSYSTPFHDLALQYASMSLRTDGVYTLGQSLGPIGWRLRKHYFKVVHKPQGNKHSPGHSTTKHHLIKSSSQSHGKQHTTQVCVTTSTEKDYNSSTRDHSGRDDLILSWTEFGPDRYIDEKDIHTVLKNFGGVQHPYIVPIEHIASNDSGALVIRKFYKQGSLKDVLCSASPCNPFLSKYGSPKGRTPLPLKDLALYARQILEAIRFLHSKGMACGHVHCGNVIVVDGIAKLMDVENFIFGVPSFYRPFFVQHSKINTCEAIDVYGFGHLLYEMCMGYPLQDSYARQISDCPDSLKSLLESILSKDACKSSLPTLDQLTTHPFFGEYAGHFNDLYATTIAVQKPHLKFSTSAKEQLKLAVQKTENRVREEQRSVKNQKRLVRVQEMMTSEEEKKKIKQKAKHEQKQAKLRAQNSLQLNNGPPTTASSGMTATVHLSSSTGGIVKSDSANSITSPQDALMSPPPHATDSGGSCSPQPPPSAPPIPGPASSLPLFPPDAGGSSASGKLAKSISGDESTGGSGNRSALLQSICNFNKSGLKKISPGEAGK, from the exons ATGCGCCCAGATTTCATTGCTGAACGGTTGAACGCATTACAGGAGTATATAAATCAGGTACTAATGAATCCCATTTTGGCATCATCGTTACCAACCAAAAAGTTCATCGATCCAGACAGTTACTCGACGCCGTTCCATG ATTTGGCCCTGCAGTATGCGTCGATGAGCTTGCGCACCGATGGCGTCTACACGCTGGGACAATCGCTCGGTCCGATCGGGTGGCGTTTGCGTAAGCATTACTTCAAAGTGGTGCATAAACCGCAGGGAAACAAACATTCGCCGGGTCATTCGACGACTAAGCACCATCTGATCAAGTCGAGCTCGCAGTCGCATGGCAAGCAGCACACGACGCAGGTTTGCGTGACTACCTCGACCGAGAAGGACTACAACAGCAGTACAAGGGACCACAGCGGGCGCGATGACCTCATCTTGAGCTGGACCGAGTTCGGTCCCGATCGGTACATTGACGAAAAGGATATCCATACGGTGTTGAAAAACTTCGGCGGTGTGCAGCATCCATACATTGTACCGATCGAGCATATCGCTTCGAACGATAGTGGCGCACTAGTGATACGGAAGTTCTACAAGCAGGGCAGCCTGAAGGATGTGCTCTGCTCCGCTAGCCCGTGCAATCCGTTCCTATCGAAGTACGGCAGCCCGAAAGGGCGGACGCCGCTACCGCTGAAAGATTTAGCATTGTATGCACGACAAATCCTAGAAGCGATTCGCTTCCTTCACTCGAAGGGTATGGCGTGCGGGCATGTACACTGTGGCAACGTCATCGTGGTCGATGGTATTGCGAAGCTGATGGATGTGGAGAATTTCATCTTTGGCGTACCTTCTTTCTATCGGCCGTTTTTCGTACAGCACAGTAAAATAAACACGTGCGAAGCGATCGACGTGTACGGTTTCGGTCACCTGCTGTACGAGATGTGCATGGGCTATCCATTGCAGGACTCTTACGCACGCCAGATTAGTGACTGTCCGGATAGTTTAA AATCATTGTTGGAATCGATTTTATCGAAAGATGCCTGCAAGTCGTCGCTTCCTACACTGGATCAACTGACAACACATCCGTTCTTCGGCGAGTATGCTGGGCATTTTAATGATTTGTACGCGACAACTATTGCTGTTCAAAAGCCGCATCTAAAGTTCTCTACCAGCGCCAAAGAGCAGCTAAAGTTGGCAGTTCAAAAGACTGAGAATCGTGTCCGCGAGGAACAGCGCTCCGTGAAGAACCAGAAGCGTTTGGTTAGGGTACAGGAGATGATGACGTCGgaagaggagaagaaaaaaatcaaacagaagGCT AAACATGAGCAGAAGCAGGCAAAGCTACGTGCACAAAATTCTCTGCAACTGAATAACGGTCCGCCAACTACGGCATCGTCCGGTATGACCGCCACGGTGCATCTATCCAGCTCGACTGGAGGGATCGTGAAATCTGACAGCGCAAACAGCATTACCTCACCGCAGGATGCATTGATGTCACCGCCACCGCATGCCACGGACAGCGGTGGTAGTTGTTCCCCTCAGCCACCACCATCGGCACCACCAATTCCGGGGCCTGCCTCATCCTTACCGCTTTTTCCACCCGATGCCGGCGGTTCCAGCGCTTCAGGTAAGCTTGCGAAGTCAATTTCCGGCGACGAGTCTACCGGTGGTAGTGGTAACCGCAGCGCACTGCTTCAATCGATTTGTAATTTTAACAAAAGCGGACTGAAAAAGATCAGTCCGGGTGAAGccggaaaataa